From a region of the Terriglobales bacterium genome:
- a CDS encoding threonine/serine dehydratase, with protein sequence MQRCLFLQHSRAASLLDMVSTGILETSDIVTLPDIQQARERIRGVATRTPLYHFPSCDGLHLKLESLQPIGSFKLRGAYNKIASLSDAERARGVITYSSGNHAQGVSYAAQALGVKATVVMPRTAPKVKIARTESLGAEIVLVGPGSLERQRRAEQLAAERGLCVVPPFNDERIIAGQGTIGLEILEDLADVELVLAPIGGGGLVSGISAAIKLSGSKAKVVGVEPALAADAQASFRAGRLVELPAEQTTRTLADGLRTQSVGPIPFQHIRKFVDDVVTVSEDEIREAMRRLAWTGHVVAEPSGAVTAAAYWFHQSELPRARRTAAVVSGGNVEPDLLRQVLG encoded by the coding sequence ATGCAGCGGTGTCTATTCCTGCAGCACTCCCGCGCCGCCTCGCTCCTTGATATGGTTAGCACTGGAATCCTGGAGACGAGCGACATCGTTACCCTTCCTGACATTCAGCAGGCGCGTGAGCGCATTCGCGGCGTGGCCACGCGCACGCCGCTCTACCACTTCCCGTCGTGCGACGGATTGCACCTGAAGCTGGAGAGCCTGCAGCCCATCGGCTCGTTCAAGCTGCGCGGGGCGTACAACAAGATTGCTTCGCTCTCCGACGCGGAGCGCGCCCGCGGGGTCATCACGTATTCCAGCGGCAACCACGCCCAGGGCGTGTCGTACGCGGCGCAGGCGCTGGGGGTGAAGGCAACGGTGGTCATGCCGCGGACCGCGCCGAAGGTGAAGATCGCGCGCACCGAGAGTCTCGGAGCGGAGATCGTCCTGGTGGGCCCGGGTAGCCTGGAGCGCCAGCGGCGCGCCGAGCAACTCGCGGCCGAGCGCGGCCTTTGCGTGGTGCCGCCGTTCAACGACGAGCGCATCATCGCCGGCCAGGGCACGATTGGCCTGGAGATCCTCGAAGACCTCGCCGACGTCGAGCTGGTGCTTGCCCCGATCGGCGGCGGCGGACTGGTGAGCGGCATTTCCGCCGCCATCAAGCTTTCCGGATCGAAGGCGAAGGTGGTGGGCGTGGAGCCGGCGCTGGCCGCCGACGCTCAAGCCAGCTTCCGCGCCGGGCGCCTGGTGGAGCTTCCCGCCGAGCAGACCACGCGCACGCTGGCCGACGGGCTGCGCACGCAGAGCGTGGGGCCGATTCCGTTCCAGCACATTCGCAAGTTCGTGGACGACGTGGTCACGGTGAGCGAAGACGAGATTCGCGAGGCCATGCGGCGGCTGGCGTGGACCGGACACGTGGTGGCAGAGCCAAGTGGCGCGGTGACTGCGGCGGCGTATTGGTTCCATCAGAGCGAACTGCCGCGAGCGCGGCGGACGGCCGCCGTGGTGAGCGGCGGAAACGTGGAACCCGATTTGCTGCGGCAGGTTCTGGGATGA
- a CDS encoding ribonuclease J: MPSGKLQIIPLGGLGEFGMNCMAVRWGDDIIVIDAGLMFPESELLGVDIVVPDISFLLENRAQVRGIVLTHGHEDHIGALPWILSELNVPVYGTEFTLAYVENKLEEHELLDDATLNEIRAGERFRIGAFTIHPIQVTHSLVDCVSLAIHTPLGVVIHTGDFKVDPTPTDNRLFDLHTFAEYGKEGVLALLQDSTNVERPGYTPSERAVRRKFDDVFRNTDGRLFISCFSSSIHRIKLAIDLAFEYGRKVALVGRSMTDSTEIAQDLGYVDIPDGLLIHPGEIKNFPAEKVCVLISGTQGEPMSALSRAAVDNHKHAKIETGDTVVLSSRIIPGNEKAIYRVIDHLFRRQAHVIYEDGSSPPVHVSGHASQEELRLIINLVKPRYFIPIHGEYRQLSRHAELAAAMHGAVGQALMLESGEIMEFDELGARKAGKINVGRVCIDSGSMGEVVEDLVIRDRRHLSEDGIVLPIIAINKLTGKVESAPEIVTRGFAPGEDGFLSSARDLVMGTLESSSEEEKSDYGVIKEKIRADLKRFIVKSTQRRPLIMPVILEI, encoded by the coding sequence ATGCCCTCAGGCAAGCTCCAGATCATCCCGCTAGGCGGGCTCGGCGAATTCGGCATGAACTGCATGGCCGTGCGCTGGGGTGACGACATCATCGTCATCGACGCCGGTCTGATGTTTCCCGAGTCGGAGCTGCTGGGCGTCGACATCGTCGTTCCCGACATCAGCTTCCTGCTGGAAAACCGCGCGCAGGTGCGCGGCATCGTGCTCACGCACGGTCACGAGGACCATATCGGCGCCCTGCCGTGGATCCTGAGCGAGCTGAACGTGCCGGTGTACGGCACCGAGTTCACGCTGGCCTACGTCGAGAACAAGCTGGAAGAGCACGAACTGCTCGACGACGCCACGCTGAACGAGATTCGCGCCGGCGAGCGCTTTCGCATTGGCGCGTTCACCATCCATCCCATCCAGGTGACGCACAGCCTGGTGGACTGCGTGTCGCTGGCAATCCACACGCCGCTGGGCGTGGTGATCCACACCGGCGACTTCAAGGTGGACCCCACGCCGACAGACAACCGGCTTTTCGATCTGCACACGTTCGCCGAGTACGGCAAGGAAGGCGTGCTGGCGCTGCTGCAGGATTCGACCAACGTGGAGCGTCCGGGATACACGCCGAGCGAGCGCGCGGTGCGGCGCAAGTTCGACGACGTGTTCCGCAATACCGACGGGCGGCTGTTCATTTCTTGCTTTTCGTCTTCCATCCATCGGATCAAGCTGGCCATTGACCTGGCATTCGAGTACGGGCGCAAGGTGGCGCTGGTCGGGCGCTCGATGACCGACTCGACCGAGATCGCGCAGGACCTGGGCTACGTGGACATTCCCGACGGCCTGCTGATCCATCCCGGTGAGATCAAGAATTTCCCGGCGGAAAAAGTTTGTGTGCTGATCAGCGGCACGCAGGGCGAACCGATGTCGGCGCTGTCGCGCGCGGCGGTGGACAACCACAAGCACGCCAAGATCGAAACCGGCGACACGGTGGTCCTTTCCTCGCGAATCATTCCGGGGAACGAGAAGGCGATCTACCGCGTGATTGACCACCTGTTCCGGCGGCAGGCGCACGTGATCTATGAAGACGGCTCGTCGCCGCCGGTGCACGTTTCAGGACACGCCAGCCAGGAGGAGCTGCGGCTGATCATCAACCTGGTCAAGCCGCGCTACTTCATTCCGATTCACGGCGAGTACCGGCAGCTCTCGCGTCACGCCGAACTGGCGGCCGCGATGCACGGCGCGGTCGGGCAGGCGCTGATGCTGGAGAGCGGCGAGATCATGGAGTTCGACGAACTGGGCGCGCGCAAGGCGGGCAAGATCAACGTGGGCCGCGTGTGCATCGACTCGGGCTCGATGGGCGAAGTGGTGGAAGACCTTGTGATCCGCGACCGGCGCCACCTGAGCGAAGACGGCATCGTGCTGCCCATCATCGCGATCAACAAGCTGACGGGCAAGGTGGAGAGCGCGCCGGAGATCGTGACGCGGGGCTTCGCGCCGGGCGAAGACGGATTCCTGAGCAGCGCGCGCGACCTCGTCATGGGCACGCTGGAGTCGTCGAGCGAAGAGGAAAAGAGCGATTACGGCGTGATCAAGGAGAAGATCCGCGCCGACCTGAAGCGGTTCATCGTGAAGAGCACGCAGCGCAGGCCGCTGATCATGCCGGTGATTCTGGAGATTTAG
- a CDS encoding cation:dicarboxylase symporter family transporter, with translation MSAAETQDVVARRLLFAFAIAAALAAFLAHHHGSNAPRWLLAGSRWLAIAVMAAYSARRRALTPWIFTFMLAGGEFGYDLPAAAANLRVVGQIFLRLIKVIIAPLLFATLVSGIAAHANLKKIGRMGLKALIYFEVVTTLALIIGLTAINISKAGVGAKLPPPAPGEQIVSAKRAPAEIILHTFPENIAKSVADNEILQVVVFSILFGIALAQVCEEKRRPMLQFCEGLAEVMFKFTNIVMLMAPLGVGAAIAYTVGTSGMGVLFNLAKLLATLYTALLVFLFGVLLPIALLARVPLRRFVRAVAEPASIAFGTASSEAALPRAMEAMEAIGVPRPVVAFVTPTGYSFNLDGSTLYLSMASIFVAQAAGIPLTVGQQVMMMLTLMLTSKGVAGVSRASIVLLFATVGSFGLPTEPVFALLAVDQLMDMARTSVNVVGNCLATVVVARWEGEFGKEQPSEAVAAALE, from the coding sequence GTGAGCGCGGCGGAAACGCAGGACGTGGTCGCCCGCCGGCTGCTGTTTGCGTTCGCCATCGCGGCGGCGCTGGCCGCATTTCTCGCACATCATCACGGATCGAACGCGCCGCGGTGGCTGCTGGCGGGCTCGCGCTGGCTGGCGATCGCCGTCATGGCCGCGTATTCGGCGCGGCGGCGCGCGCTTACTCCGTGGATTTTCACCTTCATGCTCGCCGGCGGCGAGTTTGGTTACGACCTCCCTGCCGCGGCGGCGAACCTGCGGGTGGTTGGGCAGATTTTTCTGCGTCTGATCAAGGTGATCATCGCGCCGCTGCTGTTTGCCACGCTGGTCAGCGGTATCGCGGCGCACGCGAACTTGAAGAAGATCGGCCGCATGGGGCTGAAGGCGCTGATCTACTTCGAGGTAGTGACCACGCTGGCGCTGATCATCGGCCTGACGGCCATCAACATCAGCAAAGCCGGCGTGGGCGCGAAGTTGCCGCCGCCGGCGCCGGGCGAGCAGATTGTCTCGGCCAAACGCGCGCCGGCGGAAATCATTCTGCATACGTTTCCCGAGAACATCGCGAAGTCGGTTGCCGACAACGAAATTCTGCAAGTTGTGGTGTTCAGCATCCTGTTCGGCATTGCGCTGGCACAGGTGTGCGAGGAAAAGCGCCGGCCGATGCTCCAGTTCTGCGAGGGCCTGGCCGAGGTGATGTTCAAGTTCACCAACATCGTGATGCTGATGGCGCCGCTCGGCGTGGGCGCGGCGATTGCGTACACGGTGGGCACGTCGGGCATGGGCGTGCTGTTCAACCTGGCCAAGCTCCTGGCCACGCTGTACACGGCGCTGCTGGTGTTTCTGTTCGGTGTGCTGCTGCCGATCGCGCTGCTGGCGCGCGTTCCGCTGCGCAGGTTCGTGCGCGCGGTCGCTGAGCCGGCTTCGATTGCGTTCGGAACGGCGAGTTCGGAGGCGGCGCTGCCGCGCGCGATGGAAGCGATGGAGGCCATCGGCGTGCCGCGCCCGGTGGTGGCGTTCGTCACGCCGACCGGCTACAGCTTCAATCTCGACGGGTCGACGCTGTATCTCTCGATGGCGTCCATCTTCGTGGCGCAGGCGGCCGGCATTCCGCTCACGGTGGGTCAGCAGGTGATGATGATGCTCACGCTCATGCTCACCAGCAAAGGCGTGGCCGGCGTTTCACGCGCGTCGATTGTTCTGCTGTTCGCGACCGTGGGCTCGTTCGGGCTGCCGACCGAACCGGTGTTCGCGCTGCTGGCCGTGGACCAGCTCATGGACATGGCGCGGACTTCGGTCAACGTGGTCGGCAACTGCCTGGCGACGGTGGTGGTGGCGCGCTGGGAGGGCGAGTTTGGCAAGGAGCAGCCGAGCGAGGCGGTGGCCGCTGCCCTGGAGTAA
- a CDS encoding 2,3,4,5-tetrahydropyridine-2,6-dicarboxylate N-succinyltransferase produces MHPLQGEIERLAAAGDRLDRAAARSAFTEFRAALTAGTIRAAEKSDGRWHVNAWVKQGILLGFRIGELAASGSDLSFVDKDTFPARRFHVSDRVRIPTGGSSIREGAYIAPGVVCMPPMYVNVGAYVDEGSLVDSHALVGTCAQIGRRVHLSAAAQIGGVLEPVNASPVIIEDDVLVGGNCGVYEGTQVRSRAVLGAGVILTRSTPLYDVVRGEVHRASETEPLVVPENAVVVPGSRKLERGKAQDKDWGLSLYAPVIVKYRDAKTDAAAALEEALR; encoded by the coding sequence ATGCACCCACTTCAGGGCGAAATTGAGCGGCTCGCCGCCGCCGGCGACCGCCTGGATCGCGCCGCCGCCCGCTCCGCGTTCACCGAATTCCGCGCCGCGCTGACCGCGGGCACGATTCGCGCCGCCGAAAAGAGCGACGGCCGCTGGCACGTGAACGCGTGGGTGAAGCAGGGCATCCTGCTGGGATTTCGCATCGGCGAGCTGGCGGCGAGCGGCAGCGATCTGTCGTTCGTGGACAAGGACACCTTCCCGGCGAGGCGATTCCACGTGAGCGACCGCGTGCGCATTCCAACAGGCGGGTCGTCCATTCGCGAAGGCGCGTACATCGCGCCCGGAGTGGTGTGCATGCCGCCGATGTACGTGAACGTGGGCGCGTACGTGGACGAGGGCTCGCTGGTGGATTCGCACGCGCTGGTGGGCACTTGCGCGCAGATCGGCAGGCGCGTGCACCTGAGCGCGGCGGCGCAGATTGGCGGCGTGCTCGAGCCGGTGAACGCGTCGCCGGTCATCATCGAGGACGATGTGCTGGTGGGCGGCAACTGCGGCGTTTACGAGGGCACGCAGGTGCGCTCGCGCGCGGTGCTGGGGGCGGGCGTGATCCTTACGCGATCCACGCCACTTTACGACGTGGTGCGCGGCGAGGTGCATCGCGCAAGCGAAACAGAGCCGCTCGTCGTGCCGGAAAACGCGGTGGTCGTGCCCGGCTCGCGCAAGCTGGAGCGCGGCAAGGCGCAGGACAAAGACTGGGGGCTTTCGCTCTACGCGCCCGTCATCGTCAAGTATCGTGACGCCAAGACCGACGCGGCGGCGGCACTGGAAGAGGCGTTGCGGTGA
- a CDS encoding PIG-L family deacetylase — translation MLVAHFDDEAAGCGGVLQRMRDPVVVFGTDGAPRDDFFWRRFGSRDAYAAHRRGEARRALAHAGITGWESLRDAAGHDIVDQELLRHLRAAAAQLTRLCRRQGIETILTLAYEGGHPDHDCCSALAAVVGRELRLDVWEMPLYHRSADGVGVRQQFLSGDSGIALQLTAAELDCKRAMWAAYASQGLTLSSFDPAIERLRPQAAYDYTNPPHPGVLNYEAWQWPVTGSEVCAAFADLMGDGHAAREPSVGTHGSPSRTGVR, via the coding sequence GTGCTCGTTGCGCATTTCGACGATGAGGCGGCGGGCTGCGGCGGTGTGTTGCAGCGCATGCGCGATCCCGTGGTGGTTTTCGGCACCGACGGCGCGCCGCGCGACGACTTCTTCTGGCGCCGCTTCGGCTCGCGCGACGCCTACGCCGCTCACCGCCGCGGAGAGGCCAGGCGCGCGCTCGCTCACGCCGGCATCACCGGCTGGGAGTCGCTGCGAGACGCCGCCGGTCACGACATCGTGGACCAGGAGCTGCTTCGCCATCTCCGCGCTGCTGCCGCGCAGCTCACGCGCCTGTGCCGCCGGCAGGGAATTGAAACTATCCTCACGCTGGCGTATGAAGGCGGACACCCCGACCACGACTGTTGCAGCGCGCTCGCCGCGGTTGTGGGGCGCGAGCTGCGCCTCGACGTTTGGGAGATGCCGCTTTATCACCGCTCGGCTGACGGCGTGGGCGTGCGCCAGCAATTTCTCTCGGGCGACTCCGGCATCGCGCTTCAGCTCACCGCCGCCGAACTCGACTGCAAGCGCGCCATGTGGGCAGCCTATGCCTCGCAGGGACTCACGCTCTCCAGCTTCGATCCCGCCATCGAGCGGCTTCGCCCGCAGGCGGCCTACGACTATACGAATCCGCCGCATCCCGGTGTCCTCAATTACGAAGCCTGGCAGTGGCCCGTCACCGGCTCGGAGGTGTGCGCCGCCTTTGCCGACCTGATGGGCGATGGTCACGCCGCCAGGGAGCCTTCCGTTGGCACACATGGGTCGCCGAGCCGGACAGGTGTGCGATGA